A portion of the Sulfuricurvum kujiense DSM 16994 genome contains these proteins:
- a CDS encoding phosphoglycerate kinase — MQLLGIKECDIHGKKVFIRCDFNVPMDDYGNITDDRRIRSALATINYCLDQKCAIILASHFGRPKGEPDEKYSLAPIARRLHQLLKIDVQVADDVVGESALKLAHELKNGEVLLLENLRFEKGETKNDPDLSAALASMAEVYINDAFGVSHRAHASVEGITAHFDNAHKAAGFLLQKEIQFFGTLLEHPVRPFAAIVGGSKVSGKLEALINLLPKVDKMLIGGGMAFTFLKALGHDVGNSLVEDDLIPEALKIMEEAKRLGVKFYLPVDVVAAEKFAPDSASRLCSVQEIPSGWMGLDIGPATVRLYRQVLGDVQTILWNGPMGVYEMDRYARGSNKIAHFVADSYATSVVGGGDTADLVQRVGLDEEITFISTGGGASLELLEGKILPGVKPLLK; from the coding sequence CAGTTACTCGGTATCAAAGAGTGTGACATCCACGGCAAGAAAGTATTTATTCGATGTGATTTTAACGTTCCGATGGACGATTACGGCAATATTACCGATGACAGACGAATCCGCTCAGCACTAGCAACAATCAATTATTGTCTTGATCAAAAATGTGCAATTATTTTGGCATCACACTTCGGACGTCCTAAAGGGGAACCGGATGAAAAATATTCACTTGCACCTATAGCCCGTCGGTTGCATCAGCTTCTTAAAATTGATGTTCAGGTGGCGGATGACGTTGTCGGAGAGAGTGCGTTAAAACTTGCTCACGAGCTTAAAAACGGAGAAGTATTGCTTCTGGAGAACCTCCGTTTTGAAAAAGGGGAGACGAAAAATGACCCTGATTTAAGTGCTGCATTGGCTTCGATGGCAGAAGTGTATATTAATGACGCATTCGGTGTCAGCCACCGTGCTCATGCTTCGGTTGAGGGGATAACTGCACATTTTGATAATGCACATAAAGCAGCCGGTTTCTTGCTTCAAAAAGAGATTCAATTTTTCGGAACTTTACTAGAGCATCCTGTAAGACCGTTTGCCGCGATTGTCGGCGGAAGCAAAGTTTCAGGGAAGCTTGAAGCATTGATAAACCTGCTGCCGAAAGTGGATAAAATGCTGATCGGCGGGGGGATGGCCTTCACATTTCTCAAAGCGTTGGGGCATGACGTCGGAAATTCCCTTGTTGAAGACGATTTGATTCCTGAAGCTCTCAAAATCATGGAAGAAGCGAAACGGTTGGGAGTCAAGTTTTATTTGCCGGTAGATGTCGTTGCGGCAGAAAAATTTGCCCCTGATTCCGCCAGCCGTCTTTGCAGCGTTCAAGAGATCCCTTCAGGATGGATGGGACTCGATATCGGGCCTGCGACTGTAAGACTGTATCGTCAGGTACTCGGTGATGTTCAGACGATCCTATGGAACGGGCCGATGGGAGTTTATGAGATGGATCGATATGCACGCGGATCCAATAAAATTGCCCATTTTGTCGCCGATTCCTATGCGACGAGCGTCGTCGGCGGAGGCGATACGGCTGATTTGGTTCAACGTGTCGGGTTGGATGAAGAGATTACCTTTATCTCTACCGGAGGCGGAGCATCACTGGAGTTGCTTGAAGGGAAAATTCTTCC